The nucleotide window ATATGTTGAAAACTAGGAGGAAAGCGATATGAGTCAGCGTCAAGGGTTTGCCGGCGGATTTTTAGCCGGGGCTATTTTTGGGGGTATTGTCGGCGGACTGGTGGGAGGGGCGATCATGTCTCGACGGAGTAAAAATTTGGAGGGGGATAATTCCTCTTTACTTGAACCGGGAGAGAAGATGTCTTTTGAGACGGAGGAAGAAATGGAAAAAGCCCGTCGCAGTTTAGAAAATAAAATTGCCCAGTTAAATCATGCCATTGATGATGTCCGTCAACAATTAGGAACGGTTAACACCAATGGGTCTGATGAAAAGTAAATTTTGTTTTAATTATAATCTAATTCTCTTCTCCCTTCTAAGGCTCTAGCTAAGGTAACTTCGTCGGCATATTCTAAGTCTCCCCCCATCGGTAAACCAAAGGCAATGCGGGTTACTTTGGTAAAGGGTTTTAAGAGTTGACCGACATAAAGGGTTGTGGTTTCTCCTTCTACAGAGGGACTAATGGCTAAAATGACTTCTTTAATTTGGTGTTGACTGACGCGCCGAACTAACGGACTAATATTTAATTGTTCGGGGCCTATCCCATCCATCGGAGAAATTACCCCCCCCAACACATGATATTTTCCCTGATATTCTCGCGTTTTTTCTAGGGCGATCACATCTCGTGAGTCAGCGACGACACAAAGGGTCTGATTATCTCGATTGGGGTTGCGACAAATTTCACAAGTTGACTCAGCCGAGAGATGAAAACAAACTTGACATAATCCGACTTGCTTTTTTGCTTCTACGATCGCTTTGGCTAAGGTATTGACTTCTTCTTCTGGACGTTTCAGGATATGTAGGGCTAACCGTTGGGCTGTTTTTGGCCCGACACCGGGTAAGCGTTGCAGTTGTTCTATTAAACGGGCTAAGGGGGGAGTAAACATAAATAATTGATAATTGATAATTGATAATTATTTATTTTTTAATCATTAAATAATGAGTAATCTTTGTTTTTTCATTCACGATCGATCACCCATTATCCATTATCCATTATCCATTATCCATTATCCATTATCTATTATCCATTATCCTCCAGCTACAGCAGGAACAATACTCACTTGATCCCCATCTTTGAGGGACGTATTAATTCCTTCTAAAAAGCGGATATCTTCTTCATTGACGTAAAAGTTGAGGAAGCGACGGGGTTGTCCGGTCTCATCACATAAACGAGATTTTATCCCCGGATAAGTCTGTTCTAAAGTTTCGATTAACTCAGCCACATTAGGAATCTCAGTACATTCTAGACTGGCTTGATTGTTGGTGTATTTTTGCAGGGGAGTTGGAATTAAAACTGTAACACTCATAGTTGATTAATCATTAGTCTTTTCAGTTAACAGTTAACAGTTAACAGTTAACAGTGGTCAGTTATTAGGTGTAGATAGTCATTGATACGAGAACGTTTATTAGCTCTTGCTCATTGACTATTATAGCGATCGCTAATGACTGTTCACTGTTTACTGTTGACTGTTGACTAAATTAAAACTTGTTGCCATTCGAGACGTTCTAAAGTGCGAGACCGTTCTAAGGCGCGTTCAAAACTGTCTAGGTTAGCATCAATGGTTAACGGTTCTCCGATGTAACCTTGAACGGCTTCCTGGGTTTTCAGTCCATTACCTGTAATATAGACGACGGTGGTTTCTTCTGGGTCAATTTTTTTGGCTTCTACTAATTTTTTGAGGACAGCAATGGTTGTCCCTCCGGCGGTTTCGGTGAAGATGCCTTCTGTTTCGGCTAAGAGTTTGATGCCTTCGATGATTTCGTGATCGTTGACGGATTCGATATGTCCGCCGGTTTTCCGGGCGATGTCTAGGGCATAAATTCCATCGGCAGGATTACCGATCGCAATCGATTTGGCGATGGTATTGGGTTTAACGGGGGAGACAAAATCCCGGTTTTCGGCGAAGGCTTTAGCAATGGGAGAACATCCTTCTGCTTGTGCCCCACTGAAACGGACTGATTTGTCTTCGACTAATCCGACTTTGATAAATTCTTGGAAGCCTTTGTAAATCTTAGTGTATAAAGACCCAGAGGCTAAGGGAGCAACGATATGATCGGGAAGTTTCCATCCGAGTTGTTCTGCCACTTCAAAGCCTAGGGTTTTTGACCCTTCGGAATAGTAAGGACGTAGGTTGATGTTGACAAAGCCCCATCCGTAAGTATTGGCGACTTCACAACAGAGACGGTTAACTTGGTCGTAATTCCCTTTAACGGCCATTAAAGTGGGATTATATATCAGTGTCCCTAAGACTTTTCCGGCTTCTAAATCGGCGGGAATAAACACACAACAGTCTAAGCCAGCATGAGCAGCGATGGCGGCGGTGGAGTTGGCTAAGTTGCCGGTACTGGCACAGGAAACGGTGGTAAATCCTAATTCTCTCGCTCTACTTAAGGCCACGGAGACGACCCGGTCTTTAAAGCTCAGGGTGGGCATATTCACCGCATCGTTTTTAATGTAGAGATTTTTCAGACCCAGGCGACGGGCTAAACGATGGGATTTAACTAAGGGGGTCATCCCTGTTCCTAAATCAATGTAGTTATCGGTGGCAACGGGCAAGAAGGCGCGATAACGCCAAATGGAGTTAGGCCCAGAAGCGATACTTTCCCGACTGACCTGACGACGAATTAAATCGTAATCATAGGCGACTTCTAAGGGGGAAAAGGTTTCTTCACAGACGTGAAGGGCTTCTAGGGGGTATTCTACTCCTCCTTCTTTAGAAACTAACTTAGTGAAGGTGGGGGTAAAGTTAGATGCTGTTTGAGTTAGGGTTCCGGTTGCCTGGGTCATGATTCGTTTTTTTTCCGTCAACTGATGAAGCGATACTATCACAGCTTCAAAATCTCCGTCAACTATACCCGACTTTTTTTGTCGGCTTTTTATCCAGAGTGCCCGCTCGTTACTCAAAAGGGAACAGGCAACTGCTTCGACTGCTATAAGGTTTCACTATTAAACGAGGGAAACCTATTTAAAGTTTAAACTTAATATTTCTTTAAACTTAACTTAACTTAATAAATAGTTGAGAATTATTGTAATTAATTTACGAAATTGCGTTATTATAGAGATTAATCGGATTTTCATAATAAGGGTATTTATAACTATTTTTAGAAACTTGAACGAAATAGGGGGATCAACCCCTTGATTTTTCGTGATGAAGAAGTCAAACAGGAGGGCAAATTAAGATCGCTTCTTTGAGAAAGTTCAACAGATTTGAGTAAAGTTTTGTTGCAAAATAAAACTAAATTTGACTAAACTGGTTAAATATGGTAAAGAAAATCAAAATAGTTTGATAAATAAGTCAAAGACAAAATTGGACTAAAGTTTTATGATTAATTACAAGATGCTGTTCAAAGTTTAGTCTATTTGGTTTTTTGAATAAATATCAGTTAAATTTGGCATGAAAACAATCATTAAGATTGTAGGTATTGGATTTTTATCTTTATTTCTGGCAATGGTTTTGGTCTGTTCCCAGGCCGTTGCCCAACCTAACCTTGATCTGTCATTTAAAGACACAGAAGAACCTTGGCCGGAGATGGGAGGAGCAATTCCAGCGAGACCGGACAATTTTGCTATAGTGGCTGATATAACTGGAGGAATTAAACCGTTTTTGTTGACTTTAGAGGACAAGCAACTTGAGGGAAAAAGGGATGAACAACTCGATCTAATTGGAGGGATAATTAATGGTGCATTATTAACGATGATGATCGTGGTAACTGTGGGGAGACAGTTATACTTAGGTCAATTAAATATCCTGAAAAAAATCAAACAAGCCCTGAAAAAGAGTAGGTCTCGTTACCGAGCCATTGTAGAAGAGCAAACGGAATTAATCTGTCGATTTCGTCCGGATGGAACGTTAACCTTTGTCAATGAAGCTTACTATCGATACTTTGAAAAAACCCCAGAATATCTTTTAGAAAAAATATTTTTGCCTTTAATTCCCTTCCCAGATCAGCAACAAGTGCTGGACAATTTAAAAAGTTTAAATCAACAAAAGAGAGTGATTACCCATGAACATCGGGTTATCATATCATCGGGGGAAATGCGTTGGCATCAGTGGACAAATAGAGCCATTGTCGATCGGCAGGGTAAGATTATTGAATTTCAAGCGGTAGGAAGAGATATTACCGAACTCAAACAAATAGAGACAGCCTTACGGGAACTCAATGAAGAATTAGAACAACGAGTAGAGCAAAGAACCCTTCAACTAGAAGCACAAATACAAGAACGCCAAGCAGTGGAGAAAGCCTTAATGGAGAGTGAGGCAAAATATGAACGGTTAGTTGAAAGATTACCGGCGGTTATTTATCAATTTTCACCGACAAAAGGAAAACTTTACTGTTCATCCTATGTCAAATCAATTTTAGGATATTCAACCGATGAGATTGATCTGCCTTGGTTATGGATTAATTCAATTCATCCAGAAGATTTACCCAAAGTTAAAGAAATGATCCAAGAATTTGTTCAAGGGAAGAATTTTGAAATAGAATATCGAGTAAAGGATGCTCAGGGACAATGGCATTGGATTTTAGATCGTTCTATTGGCAGACAAGCAGCAGATCAAGAAATGATGATTGAGGGGGTAGCTATCGATATTACTGAGACCAAAAAGACTCAAATGGCTTTACAACAGGCCCATCAATGCTTAACCTTTCATGTAGACAATTCTCCTTTAGGGGTAATAGAATGGGACAACGATTACCGAGTCAAACGTTGGTCTTCTCAAGCGGAAAAAATCTTTGGTTGGAAAGAAGAAGAGGTTGTAGGGAAAGGGTGGCAGGAGTGGCAATTTGTCTATGAAGAAGATTTAGATCTGATTGTGGCCAAGGTGAGTGAGATCATCAAAAAAGAAACGTCTCGTCATTTTGTGACTAATCGAAATTACACCAAAACCGGAGAAATTATTGACTGTAAATGGTATAACTCGGTACAGTATGACCAATCCGGGGAAATTCTTTCTATTTTATCTTTGGTTTTAGATGTAAGCGAGCAAAAACGAGCAGAAGCAGCCCTTCAGGTAAGCCAGGAGAGATTACAATTGGCTTTAGAGGGAAGTGGGGATAGTATTTGGGAATGGAATTTACAGACGGGAGAAATTTACTGTGATCAAAGTTGGTGGCAAAAATTGGGATATGAGCCGGATCACGAAACCATGAGTTATGAGTGGTGGCGTAGTCAAGTCGCCCCGGAATTTCTGCCCATTCATGAAGCTTCATTGCAGGATTATTTAGCGGGAAAAACCGAATATTTAACCTTAGAATACAAAATCCAAAGTTCATCCGGTGACTGGGTGTGGATGAGTGCAAGAGGGAAATCTGTTGCTAATGATGAGGAGGGAAACCCGTTAAAAATAGTAGGAACTCATCGAGATATTACCGAAAGTAAGGAGATAGAAGAGGAACTTAAACAGCAAGGGGAATTATTACAGACGATTGTTGATTATATTCCGGTCATGTTGGCTTACATTGACCCCAATTATAACTTTCTTTGGGTTAACGAAGAATTTGAAAGGATTCTAGGTTGGAGTTTAGAGGAGATCAAAAATTTGAATATCCTAGCCCAATTGTATCCCGATCCGGATGAGCGTCAATATGTGATGAACTACATCCAATCTGCTGAGGAGAAATGGGAAGATTTTAAAACTCGCTTGAGAAATGGCACAACTATTGATACATCTTGGGCAAATGTTAAACTTTCTAATGGGGCAATTATTGGGATAGGTCAAGATATTACAGTCCGCAAACACATCGAAGAAGCCTTGAGGGAGTCGGAACAAAAATATCGACTCTTATTTTATGCTAATCCTAATCCCCTTTGGGTTTATGATGTAAAGACCCTCGCTTTTTTAGAAGTCAATCAAGCAGCGATCGAACATTATGGGTATTCCAGGGAAGAGTTTTTAGGCATGACCCTCAGAGATATTCGACCGTCTGAGGATGTTAAAATTTTAGAAACTTATATTGCTAATATTAATCCTTCTTTTAATCGTTCGGGGTATTGGCAACATCGCAAGAGTAACGGAGAGATCATTGATGTAGAAATTACCTCTCACGGGATAGAATTTGCCGGACGACAAGCGAGACTGGTGTTAGTCAATGATATTACTGAACAACTGAAAGCTCAACAAAAGTTACAAGAAAGTGAAAACCGTTTTCGACGTGCGGTTATTGATGCGCCTTTACCGATATTAATTCATGCAGAAGACGGAGAAATTATTCAAGTTAATCATGCTTGGACAGAATTAACCGGTTATACCCACGAAGATATTCCTACTATCGCCGACTGGACAGAAAAAGCCTATGGAGAACGCAAAGAAATCGTTCGTTCAGTGATTGATGAGCTTTACAAAATTGATGGCAAAGTTGAAGAAGGAGAATTTACCATTACCATTAAAACGGGAGAAACCCGCATCTGGAATTTTAGTTCTGCGCCTTTAGGACGACTTGCCGATAATCGACGCTTAATTATGTCAATGGCACTCGATATTACTGAACGAAAACAAGCAGAAGAACAGTTACGTCATGCCGCTGTACACGATCAGTTAACCGGTTTACCCAATCGAATCTTATTACTTGATCGCATTGAACAAGCGATCAAACGGACACAACAAGAGGAAAAATATTTATTTGCTCTTTTATTTATTGACCTCGATCGTTTTAAAGTGGTTAATGATAGTTTAGGTCATTGGGTGGGAGATCAGTTATTAGGGGCGATCGCCGATAAATTAAAAGCCTGTGTTCGTCCAATGGATACAGTAGCTCGGTTTGGGGGAGATGAATTTGTCATTCTTTTAGAAAATTTGACCTCTCGCACAGAAGCGACTAAGATGGCGCAACAGATTACTGATGAGCTTCGATCGTCTTTCTGTTTACAGGGACAAGATTTTTTCATCTCTGTGAGCATTGGAATTACTTTTCCTTCCTCTTATGAAGAAAGTGCCTCAGAACTGCTTCGCAATGCGGATATTGCCATGTATCGTGCTAAAGAGAAGGGGAGAGCAAGATATACTATTTTTGACTCGAAGATGCACATTCAGGCGACTCGGTTATTAGAGTTAGAGACGAATTTACGTCTAGCTTTAGAACGAGAAGAATTGATTGTTCATTATCAACCGATCGTCTCTTTAACGACTGGCAAGTTGCTGGGGTTTGAAGCGTTAGTCCGTTGGGAGCATCCGAAAAAAGGGTTAATTTCTCCGGGAGAATTTATACCTATTGCGGAAGAAACGGGATTAATTATTCCTTTAGGGGAATGGGTGTTATTAGAATCCTGTCGTCAGATGAAAGCTTGGCAAAAAGAATTTTCCGGGTTAGACAAAATCAGGGTAAGCGTTAATCTTTCTGGAAAACAGCTAGAGTATCCCCATTTAATCAACTGTCTTGAGTCTATTTTAAAACAAACTGGACTAGAAGGCAAGAACTTAAAGTTAGAAATTACTGAAAGTATGCTAATGAATAATAAAGAAGTGGTCAGTGATTTATTATTGCAAATTAAGGGAAAAAATATTCAAATCAGTATTGATGATTTTGGAACGGGTTATTCTTCTTTAAGTTATTTACACTATTTACCAGTAGATACATTAAAAATAGACCGTTCTTTTGTCAATAGGATGACTCAATTGGGAGAAAATTTTGAGATTGTGGAAGCGATTATTAACTTAGCGCATCACTTACAGATGGATGTTGTCGCTGAAGGAGTAGAAACAGAACAACATATCAAACAACTGAAACAATTAGGGTGTGAGTCGGGACAAGGATACTTTTTTTCTAAACCTTTAGATAGTCAAAAAGTGACAAGTTGGTTTGAAAAGCTTTAATTATTTTTTGCTAAAATACATTAAAATTAATCACTATTTTTCAGGTTTTATAAAAAAGAGGAATAATTAATGGTTAGTCTAGGAACAGGAATTAATAACCCAAATATTAACTTATCTTTTTTGACGGATAATTCTTTGGCCGATTTTAACCCCCAAGTGTCAGGAAATTTAGTAGTCTGGGAAAGACAAGACGGGTTAGATACAGAAATCTTTCTTTATGATTATACTAGCGGACAAACCCGACAACTAACGGATAATTCTTTGGCCGATTTTAACCCCCAAGTGTCAGGAAATTTAGTAGTCTGGGAAAGACAAGACGGGTTAGATACAGAAATCTTTCTTTATGATTATACTAGCGGACAAACCCGACAACTAACGGAAAATACATTCGCCGATTTTAACCCACAAGTGTCAGGAAATTTAGTAGTCTGGGAAAGACAAGACGGGTTAGATACAGAAATCTTTCTTTATGATTATACTAGCGGACAAACCCGACAACTAACGGAAAATACATTCGCCGACTTTAACCCCCAAGTGTCAGGAAATTTAGTAGTCTGGGAAAGACAAGACGGGTTAGATACAGAAATCTTTCTTTATGATTATACTAGCGGACAAACCCGACAACTAACGGAAAATACATTCGCCGACTTTAACCCCCAAGTGTCAGGAAATTTAGTAGTCTGGGAAAGACAAGACGGGTTAGATACAGAAATCTTTCTTTATGATTATACTAGCGGACAAACCCGACAACTAACGGAAAATACATTCGCCGACTTTAACCCACAAGTGTC belongs to Gloeothece citriformis PCC 7424 and includes:
- the recR gene encoding recombination mediator RecR — its product is MFTPPLARLIEQLQRLPGVGPKTAQRLALHILKRPEEEVNTLAKAIVEAKKQVGLCQVCFHLSAESTCEICRNPNRDNQTLCVVADSRDVIALEKTREYQGKYHVLGGVISPMDGIGPEQLNISPLVRRVSQHQIKEVILAISPSVEGETTTLYVGQLLKPFTKVTRIAFGLPMGGDLEYADEVTLARALEGRRELDYN
- a CDS encoding MoaD/ThiS family protein, encoding MSVTVLIPTPLQKYTNNQASLECTEIPNVAELIETLEQTYPGIKSRLCDETGQPRRFLNFYVNEEDIRFLEGINTSLKDGDQVSIVPAVAGG
- the thrC gene encoding threonine synthase, whose amino-acid sequence is MTQATGTLTQTASNFTPTFTKLVSKEGGVEYPLEALHVCEETFSPLEVAYDYDLIRRQVSRESIASGPNSIWRYRAFLPVATDNYIDLGTGMTPLVKSHRLARRLGLKNLYIKNDAVNMPTLSFKDRVVSVALSRARELGFTTVSCASTGNLANSTAAIAAHAGLDCCVFIPADLEAGKVLGTLIYNPTLMAVKGNYDQVNRLCCEVANTYGWGFVNINLRPYYSEGSKTLGFEVAEQLGWKLPDHIVAPLASGSLYTKIYKGFQEFIKVGLVEDKSVRFSGAQAEGCSPIAKAFAENRDFVSPVKPNTIAKSIAIGNPADGIYALDIARKTGGHIESVNDHEIIEGIKLLAETEGIFTETAGGTTIAVLKKLVEAKKIDPEETTVVYITGNGLKTQEAVQGYIGEPLTIDANLDSFERALERSRTLERLEWQQVLI
- a CDS encoding sensor domain-containing protein, translated to MKTIIKIVGIGFLSLFLAMVLVCSQAVAQPNLDLSFKDTEEPWPEMGGAIPARPDNFAIVADITGGIKPFLLTLEDKQLEGKRDEQLDLIGGIINGALLTMMIVVTVGRQLYLGQLNILKKIKQALKKSRSRYRAIVEEQTELICRFRPDGTLTFVNEAYYRYFEKTPEYLLEKIFLPLIPFPDQQQVLDNLKSLNQQKRVITHEHRVIISSGEMRWHQWTNRAIVDRQGKIIEFQAVGRDITELKQIETALRELNEELEQRVEQRTLQLEAQIQERQAVEKALMESEAKYERLVERLPAVIYQFSPTKGKLYCSSYVKSILGYSTDEIDLPWLWINSIHPEDLPKVKEMIQEFVQGKNFEIEYRVKDAQGQWHWILDRSIGRQAADQEMMIEGVAIDITETKKTQMALQQAHQCLTFHVDNSPLGVIEWDNDYRVKRWSSQAEKIFGWKEEEVVGKGWQEWQFVYEEDLDLIVAKVSEIIKKETSRHFVTNRNYTKTGEIIDCKWYNSVQYDQSGEILSILSLVLDVSEQKRAEAALQVSQERLQLALEGSGDSIWEWNLQTGEIYCDQSWWQKLGYEPDHETMSYEWWRSQVAPEFLPIHEASLQDYLAGKTEYLTLEYKIQSSSGDWVWMSARGKSVANDEEGNPLKIVGTHRDITESKEIEEELKQQGELLQTIVDYIPVMLAYIDPNYNFLWVNEEFERILGWSLEEIKNLNILAQLYPDPDERQYVMNYIQSAEEKWEDFKTRLRNGTTIDTSWANVKLSNGAIIGIGQDITVRKHIEEALRESEQKYRLLFYANPNPLWVYDVKTLAFLEVNQAAIEHYGYSREEFLGMTLRDIRPSEDVKILETYIANINPSFNRSGYWQHRKSNGEIIDVEITSHGIEFAGRQARLVLVNDITEQLKAQQKLQESENRFRRAVIDAPLPILIHAEDGEIIQVNHAWTELTGYTHEDIPTIADWTEKAYGERKEIVRSVIDELYKIDGKVEEGEFTITIKTGETRIWNFSSAPLGRLADNRRLIMSMALDITERKQAEEQLRHAAVHDQLTGLPNRILLLDRIEQAIKRTQQEEKYLFALLFIDLDRFKVVNDSLGHWVGDQLLGAIADKLKACVRPMDTVARFGGDEFVILLENLTSRTEATKMAQQITDELRSSFCLQGQDFFISVSIGITFPSSYEESASELLRNADIAMYRAKEKGRARYTIFDSKMHIQATRLLELETNLRLALEREELIVHYQPIVSLTTGKLLGFEALVRWEHPKKGLISPGEFIPIAEETGLIIPLGEWVLLESCRQMKAWQKEFSGLDKIRVSVNLSGKQLEYPHLINCLESILKQTGLEGKNLKLEITESMLMNNKEVVSDLLLQIKGKNIQISIDDFGTGYSSLSYLHYLPVDTLKIDRSFVNRMTQLGENFEIVEAIINLAHHLQMDVVAEGVETEQHIKQLKQLGCESGQGYFFSKPLDSQKVTSWFEKL